One stretch of Candida orthopsilosis Co 90-125, chromosome 3 draft sequence DNA includes these proteins:
- a CDS encoding Icp55 protein (S. cerevisiae homolog ICP55 has aminopeptidase activity, has role in protein maturation by peptide bond cleavage, protein stabilization and localizes to extrinsic to mitochondrial inner membrane, nucleus), with amino-acid sequence MRSTLLSNLISRRSISLNTRPKTPIKLGQPTYETRPHIIPKPGNLTPGISALEYFQRRLKLASTLPDKSLAIIIGNTTKFSSGSVFYDFQQDNDFYYLTGWLEPDSIMVLEKKGTKGDDDVVLHMLVPPKNQQRELWEGAKTGLDGAFEFFNADCVEDVSKASTYIKSLVKSANTIFYDNKYDGKLKSNSPFSSFFNFGGDKSVGLNDVILNSGKPINPLTQRIASLRKVKSPAEIEVMHAAGQISSRAINKAIGQVGSKDPIATEKTLAKYLEYQFVRGGCDKQAYIPVVASGSNALTIHYTRNDDLLYRDELVFVDAGGKLGGYCADISRTWPNSTKGFSEPQRDLYEAVLNTNKKCIELCNESLSYSLHDIHEYSVTSLRKELSNVTGFQNLSFSDVSRYLYPHYIGHHLGLDLHDVPSVSRFEKLVAGNVITIEPGLYIPEDDRWPKHFQGIGVRVEDDVVVGKTNDEIINLTSGCVKEVVDIESLINGGVTTPGIDDELVVLDI; translated from the coding sequence ATGAGATCGACATTACTATCCAATCTCATATCACGCCGGAGCATATCTCTAAATACGAGACCCAAAACTCCGATAAAATTAGGACAACCAACTTACGAAACAAGACCTCATATTATACCTAAACCTGGGAATCTTACACCTGGTATATCAGCACttgaatattttcaaagaagGTTGAAACTAGCGTCTACACTACCTGACAAGTCCTTGGCTATTATTATTGGGAATACCACAAAATTTAGTTCCGGTAGTGTGTTTTatgattttcaacaagacaATGACTTTTATTATTTAACTGGTTGGTTAGAGCCTGATTCTATTATGGTCTTGGAGAAAAAGGGGACTAAAGGGGATGATGACGTTGTGCTACACATGTTGGTTCCACCAAAGAATCAACAACGAGAATTATGGGAAGGCGCCAAGACTGGATTGGATGGtgcatttgaatttttcaatgctgattgtgttgaagatgttaGCAAAGCATCCACTTATATCAAATCACTTGTGAAATCtgcaaatacaattttttatGATAACAAGTACGATggcaaattgaaatcaaattcaccaTTTAGCctgtttttcaattttggtggTGATAAATCAGTTGGTTTAAATGATGTCATATTGAATTCGGGTAAACCCATTAACCCGTTGACTCAAAGAATTGCTTCTTTGAGAAAAGTCAAATCACCAGCTGAAATAGAAGTTATGCATGCAGCCGGACAAATCTCAAGTCGAGCAATTAATAAAGCCATTGGCCAAGTTGGATCAAAGGACCCAATTGCTACAGAGAAAACGTTGGCCAAGTACTTGGAATATCAATTTGTAAGAGGGGGTTGCGATAAACAAGCATATATCCCCGTCGTTGCCAGTGGATCAAATGCATTGACCATCCACTACACGAGGAACgatgatttgttgtatCGAGATGAAttggtttttgttgatgccGGAGGAAAACTCGGTGGATATTGTGCTGATATTTCAAGAACGTGgccaaattcaacaaaaggGTTTAGTGAGCCTCAAAGGGATCTATATGAAGCTGTATTgaatacaaacaaaaagtGTATTGAATTGTGTAACGAGAGCTTGAGTTATTCCCTACATGATATTCACGAATACTCAGTCACATCATTGAGAAAAGAGTTGCTGAATGTTACTGGATTCCAAAACTTGAGTTTTTCAGATGTGTCAAGGTATCTTTATCCACATTACATCGGTCACCATTTAGGTTTGGATTTGCACGATGTGCCTTCAGTCTCtcgatttgaaaagttaGTAGCAGGAAATGTCATCACCATAGAACCAGGCTTGTATATACCAGAGGATGACAGATGGCCAAAGCATTTTCAAGGGATTGGTGTTAGAGTGGAAGATGATGTGGTGGTTGGAAAAACAAACGACGAGATTATTAATCTTACTAGTGGTTGTGTCAAggaagttgttgatatcgAATCATTAATCAACGGAGGTGTAACTACACCGGGTatagatgatgaattggtaGTATTGGATATTTAA
- a CDS encoding Phb1 prohibitin has translation MSQRIAEVISKIALPAGVAFALAQSSMYDVPGGKRAIIFDRLKGVEQSVIGEGTHFLIPWLQKAVLFDVRIKPKVITTTTGSKDLQNVSITLRVLTRPDVPRLPIIYQTLGLDYDERVLPAIGNEILKAIVAQFDAAELITQREVVSARIRQELSRRANEFNIELEDVSITHMTFGREFTKAVEQKQIAQQDAERSKYLVEKAEQEKKASIIRAEGEAESADVVSKALAKAGDGLLMIRRLEASKDIASTLAGSPNITYLPSNGDGGDGGAEGAKNSLLLNLGR, from the coding sequence atgtCACAAAGAATTGCTGAagtgatttcaaagattgCATTACCTGCTGGTGTTGCATTTGCATTGGCACAATCATCCATGTACGATGTTCCTGGAGGCAAACGTGCCATCATTTTTGATCGTTTAAAAGGTGTGGAGCAATCGGTAATTGGTGAGGGAACCCACTTCCTCATACCTTGGTTACAAAAGGCAGTTTTATTCGATGTAAGAATTAAACCAAAAGTCATTACAACCACCACTGGCTCAAAAGATTTGCAAAATGTGTCAATCACATTGCGTGTATTGACCAGACCAGATGTGCCTAGATTGCCCataatttatcaaactTTGGGTTTAGATTATGACGAAAGAGTCTTACCCGCAATAGGTAATGAAATATTAAAAGCTATTGTCGCTCAATTTGATGCTGCCGAGTTGATAACTCAAAGAGAAGTTGTTTCAGCAAGAATTAGACAAGAGTTGTCAAGAAGAGCTAATGAgttcaatattgaattaGAAGATGTTTCTATCACGCATATGACCTTTGGTCGTGAGTTTACCAAAGCTGTCGAACAGAAACAAATCGCTCAACAAGATGCAGAAAGATCGAAATACCTCGTTGAAAAAGCagaacaagaaaagaaagccAGTATCATTAGGGCCGAGGGAGAAGCTGAATCTGCCGATGTCGTTTCAAAAGCTTTAGCCAAGGCGGGTGATGGTTTATTAATGATTAGAAGGTTAGAGGCTTCCAAAGACATTGCTAGTACATTGGCAGGCTCACCCAACATTACTTATTTACCAAGTAATGGAGATGGTGGCGATGGTGGTGCTGAAGGTGCCAAAAActctcttttgttgaatttgggTCGTTAA
- a CDS encoding Yra1 protein (S. cerevisiae homolog YRA1 has RNA binding, has role in mRNA export from nucleus, transcription-coupled nucleotide-excision repair and localizes to transcription export complex), producing MSASLDKSLDDIISSSKKSFKSRRPSAKIGGARGNQNKVGKKLVGNKTKKTATFKRPNGPKPAAATTAAAAAVPAFDLSYATKVNVTGLPKDLKQDNIREFFQSQVGGVQTVALSYNERGQFKGVATVIFRSNKNAALAVEKYHGASIDGGKGKLSLELIIDTTKKPLAARIAAKPVQRAQAAKAIENKKKLLVKKAKKPAKKPQQKKKTVEELDQEMKDYFDN from the exons ATGTCCGCCTCATTAGACAAATCATTAGATGATatcatttcatcatcaaaaaagtCTTTTAAATCTAGAAGACCAAGTGCTAAAATTGGTGGTGCCAGAGGtaatcaaaacaaagttgGGAAGAAGTTAGTTGGAAACAAGACCAAAAAGACTGCCACTTTCAAAAGACCAAATGGTCCAAAACCTGCTGCTGCTACTACTGCcgctgctgctgctgttcCAGCTTTTGATTTGTCTTATGCTACAAAAGTCAATGTAACTGGTTTACCAAAGGATTTGAAGCAAGACAACATTAGG gaattttttcaatcacaAGTTGGTGGTGTTCAAACCGTGGCCTTAAGTTATAACGAAAGGGGCCAATTCAAAGGTGTTGCCACTGTGATTTTCAGGTCCAACAAGAATGCCGCTTTGGCCGTTGAAAAGTACCATGGTGCTTCTATCGATGGTGGTAAGGGTAAATTAtctttggaattgattatTGATACCACGAAGAAACCACTTGCCGCTAGAATTGCTGCTAAACCAGTGCAAAGAGCACAAGCAGCTAAGGCTATCGAGAATAAGAAGAAATTATTGGTCAAGAAGGCAAAGAAGCCTGCCAAGAAAcctcaacaaaagaagaagactGTTGAGGAATTGGACCAAGAGATGAAGGACTACTTCGACAACTAA
- a CDS encoding Ulp1 SUMO deconjugation enzyme, protein MASIAWREHKGFCIDPDYAPSKQTITTNGIDSLPWHKYIEKENVDEEFNTLSPQDTTPNKKLTKSEKRELRQTKKINVQRRKQMQRQMELDSSNTAIEATFKPYLAKQELNQIYNKIIAKKPTAKGTALDFKVAQCHSISVYKSDLEHILPGEWFNDNNISFIFELIKETFINSGQCRPFTNQVQLLFPSVVQLVQHFPASDIENLLPMDDLKKSRFIFLPINMIEEPLEELDLETANNGDHWVLGILSLLDEKLYIYDSMKIDDDVKGDSQLQNLCKKLESCSNLVRGKIKIVSLNCDQQRNFDDCGVFVVMITCYLVNQFCFEEEISLDLSHIKFNPLDARLSLMKLVSKFIS, encoded by the coding sequence ATGGCATCTATTGCATGGAGGGAACACAAGGGATTCTGTATAGATCCCGATTACGCACCTTCTAAACAAACCATAACAACCAATGGAATTGACCTGCTACCTTGGCATAAATATatcgaaaaagaaaatgttgatgaagagttcAATACTCTTTCCCCTCAAGACACCACgccaaacaagaaattgacgAAGCTGGAAAAACGTGAATTACGCCAAACGAAAAAGATAAATGTACAGCGACGGAAACAGATGCAGAGGCAGATGGAGTTAGATTCGAGCAACACTGCAATTGAAGCTACATTCAAGCCTTATCTAGCAAAGCAAGAGCTCAACCAAATCTACAACAAGATAATAGCTAAGAAACCAACAGCCAAAGGAACAGCTTTGGACTTTAAAGTTGCCCAATGTCACTCCATATCTGTATACAAATCTGATTTGGAGCATATCCTCCCTGGAGAATGGTTTAACGACAACAACATCTCCTTTATTTTTGAGCTTATTAAAGAGACATTCATCAACCTGGGTCAATGCCGACCATTTACAAATCAAGTTCAGTTATTATTTCCCAGTGTTGTACAACTAGTGCAACATTTCCCTGCATCTGATATCGAAAACCTTTTACCAATGGATGACTTGAAGAAACTGCGCTTCATTTTCCTACCAATTAACATGATTGAGGAGCCGCTAGAAGAGTTGGACTTGGAAACTGCAAATAACGGAGACCATTGGGTTTTGGGGATCCTTTCACTCCTCGATGAAAAGCTCTACATTTACGATTCAATgaagattgatgatgatgttaaaGGAGATTCGCAGTTACAAAATCTATGCAAAAAACTTGAGAGTTGTTCAAACTTGGTACGAgggaaaataaaaatagTCCTGTTGAACTGCGATCAGCAACGCAACTTTGATGATTGCGGTGTGTTTGTAGTAATGATTACTTGTTACCTTGTCAATCAGTTCTGTTTTGAGGAGGAGATATCGTTGGATTTGTCACACATTAAATTCAACCCTTTGGATGCGAGGctttcattgatgaagttggtgTCGAAATTTATATCGTAG
- a CDS encoding Mea1 protein (protein similar to A. nidulans MesA, which is involved in localization of actin cables), giving the protein MPNLEFIITAEFHIDKGPSLMYQYPHEIPGLKSLYFLPELMLPDQIHKRNEDYTLFLLYRNMVTGDFQYLYNKNSCEPDPYYLYTIVLNLHNDEYKRGSQVKSLSIITKIPYFKNFKPVLMICLDLYFSNNNFDVVKELYRSLNEKDFSMSHDPSDTAGGGSDLSIVKKILISSILDLPINDKIYYDENFRNKVLGIGKNRIPNDTLFIRKDLSFNSIVNFNKMNIPIKVPLLNLPDTIGDYLNPTDLNFKPNLINILNSKLSGELLNSEMTIYGLQTPPIIIIINAVLTGKKILLLSYENSSGYIIDHILLILKIVTGGGILSGILTNYNVFPIIDVSKIDLLEQCESFIAGTINPFFKHNDKLWDLMYDLDSNELIISSNIADSSSANASSEFKNSIISEDARFLSSLQLSIFNYNDDLTTIQLIFRRHINEIVRILLSSKNFNSNLFPSNKDLILLLDGIGYFWSSDTTKLLEMSCYQLISKKFQDLLYNGKLTYNLLLPNLSNELNLMIDLHYHLQSLSNISVVNANSKINEREVWFNILKFLISGKSLEIFLLTTYLIPPSSSTSLQSSSAHGGSLTIFDKNKGIELLLINLFNYDDQIKSNVIMILQELQDNFLCGWCLELFLKSNTVYEIAFNDLINE; this is encoded by the coding sequence ATGCCTAATTTGGAATTTATAATCACAGCTGAGTTTCACATTGATAAGGGTCCATCTTTAATGTACCAATATCCTCACGAGATTCCCGGGTTGAAAAGCTTGTATTTCTTACCAGAATTGATGTTACCGGACCAAATACATAAACGAAATGAAGATTATACACTTTTTCTACTATATAGAAACATGGTTACTGGGGATTTCCAATATTTATACAACAAGAATTCATGTGAACCAGATCCATATTATTTGTACACTatagttttgaatttgcacaatgatgaatataaaCGGGGATCTCAGGTGAAGAGTTTGTCGATAATTACTAAGATCCCCTAtttcaagaatttcaaaccggtattgatgatttgctTAGACTTGTATTTCAGCAATAAcaattttgatgttgtgaAGGAGCTTTATCGCagtttgaatgaaaaagattttagTATGAGCCATGATCCATCAGACACAGCGGGAGGTGGTAGTGATCTCAGTATTGTCAAGAAGATACTAATTTCAAGCATATTGGATCTACCCATAAATGACAAGATATATTACGATGAAAATTTTAGAAATAAAGTACTTGGTATTGGCAAGAATAGAATCCCCAACGATACTTTATTCATTAGAAAAGATTTGAGTTTTAATTCGATTgtcaacttcaacaaaatgaacATCCCCATTAAAGTACCATTATTAAACTTACCCGATACTATTGGAGACTATTTAAACCCGACAGACTTGAACTTCAAGCCCAATTTAATTAATATCCTAAACTCCAAGTTATCTGGGGAACTATTGAATAGTGAAATGACAATTTATGGACTTCAAACACCACCCATTATCATTATAATTAACGCAGTGTTGACGGggaaaaaaatattgttACTTAGTTATGAAAATAGTTCAGGTTATATCATTGATCATATacttttaattttgaaaattgtcaCAGGTGGTGGTATATTGAGTGGgattttgacaaattatAATGTGTTTCCCATCATTGATGTGTCCAAAATTGACTTATTAGAACAATGTGAGAGTTTTATTGCCGGTACAATAAACCCCTTTTTCAAACACAATGATAAATTATGGGATCTCATGtatgatttggattcaaaCGAGTTGATTATAAGTTCCAATATTGCTGATTCTTCGTCAGCAAATGCCAGTTCAGAATTCAAAAACTCCATCATTTCAGAAGATGCAAGATTCTTGTCAAGTTTGCAATTATCCATTTTCAACTATAATGATGACTTAACTACAATTCAATTAATATTTCGTCGTCATatcaatgaaattgttcGGATTTTACTAAGCTCCAAAAACTTTAACAGTAATTTGTTCCCCAGCAATAAAGATTTGATACTTTTGCTAGATGGAATTGGATATTTCTGGTCAAGTgatacaacaaaattgttggaaatgtCCTGTTATCAATTAATTTCCAAGAAGTTTCAAGATTTATTATATAATGGGAAATTAACCTATAACCTTCTTCTACCGAATTTGTCCAATGAATTGAACCTCATGATTGATTTACATTATCATTTACAAAGTTTGAGCAACATCTCAGTAGTTAATGCCAATTCGAAAATTAATGAACGTGAAGTTTGGTTTaatattttgaagtttttgatATCAGGTAAAtctttggaaatttttttattaacGACTTATTTGATCCCACCAAGTAGTTCAACTAGTTTACAAAGCTCCTCGGCCCATGGGGGCAGCTTAACcatatttgataaaaacaAAGGAATCGAATTACTTTtgatcaatcttttcaattacGATGATCAAATAAAGTCAAATGTTATAATGATTTTACAAGAATTACAAGATAATTTCTTATGTGGCTGGTGCcttgaattgtttttgaaaagtaatACAGTCTACGAGATTGCTTTTAATGACTTGATTAACGAATAA